The Cyprinus carpio isolate SPL01 chromosome A3, ASM1834038v1, whole genome shotgun sequence genomic interval GCTTGATTCCTAACAAACGTGTTGACCATTTTGTCATTATATAATGAACTCTGGGAGAATAAATGGTTTGCTAATAAATATGTAGCCTATGTTTGGTTTTGGTTTGGGTTGTCCAGCCCTTCTCCAATTAAATAGATGGTATTCAAATGATTGAGAATATATTCCCTTTTCCTTAGTGAAGACAACACATGGGAACCAGAGGACAACCTGGACTGTCCTGATCTCATTGCAGAGTACATGCAAAAACACAAGTCAACTGAAAAGAAAGATTCTATTGGAAAGAGGAAAGGAGAATCTGACACAGATGGTGGAGAAGACAGCCGGCCCAAAAAGAGGAAAGATGAGGTCAGGTTTTATCATTCCCTTAGATGATTTCTGGTATAAAAACTGgcacatgttttatattttaaaaaacattgcatgtgtgatttattattattattttttttactatatttatgcatttgccaggcacttttagtttttaggtttttgtttcaGCATTTTATGTCCCAGGTGTTGATTTTTATAAAACTGCAATGCCAACAAACTTTTTTGTaatatgcagatatttttattttgctttcatcAGTTATATTTGCTCCCTTTCAGATacctttatgaaaaaaaagaggaatacggggtttctgtgggtcttaaagTCTTAATTCACCCTCTCACAAATTAAGGTCTTCACTTCaaaaagtcatggcattaaatgttgcatgcattgcaaaaaatgGATATCTtcctcatttttgttttctgatacaattatctaaacatccttaaatcaagatacatttacttgagctCCAttccaaatgtaaaataaagtcttggaaaaagttaacaaaattgagtttatgcttaaaacagggacaagaacaaatatttgtcaccggcttttttttttacagtgtgatcagaaggtagggtaaaagttatttccatactCTAGTAGggagcagatgttttttttttttttttttttttttttttttttgtaaaatggattaaaaagtaATAGAGGTCTTATGCTAAAATTGTTAtaccattatttaattttatcctGCTAAGGCTAATACATAATCTTAGTGCCACCTTGTTGCTTCCTCAACATTACAACCATAGAGGTGGAGATACTATCCCTgtgaaaactaaaatttaaaaagttgattaaaacCTCACATAAATTAAGACATGCTTATCTGAAGAAAAAATGTTGCTGTTTTCTCAGACTAATaagaagaaactttaaaaaaatatatatatattattgcatgtGAATAATAAAATACTGATGTAGTTTCTTTGTTTTGCAGCAAGACAAGCCGAGGGGCTTTGCACGGGGGTTAGAGCCAGAACGCATTATTGGAGCCACAGATTCCAGCGGCGAGCTCATGTTTCTAATGAAATGGTGTGTAAAGATTaagatttaaaggattagttcacttccagaataaaaaaattcctgataatttactcactcccatgtcattcaagatgttcatttctttctttcttcagtcgaaaagaaattgttttttttttttttgaggaaaacattccaggatttttttccaTATTCAGTGGGACCAAATGGGCTGAAGGTcctaattgcagtttcagtgcagcttcaaagaaCTCTACACGATTCCAGtcaaggaataagggtcttatctagcaaaacaagctgtcattttcttaaaataaataaataaaaatgtatatactttttaaccacaaatgcattAGCTCTGTGATGCACGTTTGAGACTTCACGCATTACGCAATCATGTTGTAAATGTCACATGCGGTTAGCTCTTCGTCTGTGTACTCCTGTTCAGAAAGTTAGGGTAGGATGATAAACTCatctctttttctccttcagcTTCAAAATCGTCTGACgttgttgttttactgttttgtaaAGGGGCGTTTGACTGTCTTTGCATgttcgctttgtaaacactgggtcggtacttccaCCTGCGTCACGCGTGACCTTTCCAACGGGACTACGCAATGTGTGAAGACGAGCTTTGTGGTTACAAAGtatattcatttttagattttaagaaaatgaccaatcttttcactagataagaccgtTATTTCTCAGCTGGGATTGTTtggagccctttgaagctgcactgtaACTGCTATTTTGACCTTCAACCCGTTggtccccattgaagtccattttatggagaaaaatcctggaatgttttcatcaaaaaccttaatttcttttcaactgaataAATGTTGAATGAAATGTGGGTGAGTAAagtatcaggaaatttttattctggaagtgaactaatccttttttaaaagtgaagcgtgtcatttctgcaccactagtgtcacaaaaatagtgaaaataatTAACACTCCCTAACATTGGTCAAACAAACACATCAGATCCTGAACTCATGCCATTTAGAAGCCAGAGTTGATGTTTTAGATTAGGCTGGACGCTCACACAAAtaaagcagggtttttttttggcatttttatcataattaacGATTAGTAACTAGACTAGACTCTAGATTTAGTTTTCATCAATCTAGATGATGAAACTTGCATGGCTGTTTTAGATGCCTCTGTTTTAGCCTCTTTTTGTATGTTGGGGTAAATTATTTTAAGcacttgtatttaaaaaaaagttcacccaaaaatgaaaatttacagaAAGTTTGCTCACCATCAGGCCTTCCAAGCTGTAGAACAATTGTTCTTTCTGTGGAACAGATTTGAggacatttagcattacatcacttgccaaCAAGGGATatggactttttccactggagagaaaccttattaTGGATTTGGACTCCATAATATTTATGCTTCTTGTcagtattttagccagaagcagcAGTTTGAAGTCAAGATGCTTGGATGgatctgtttcttacaaacaagcttTTCACCACGCAAGACATTAATTGAAGGACTTTAGTCCATTTagattttgaatgaattttcatttttgtgttaaatgttccTTTAATCATTCTTCCCTTCTTCTTATTCTCTACAGGAAAAACTCTGACGAGGCAGATCTCGTTCCAGCCAAAGAGGCCAATGTGAAGTGCCCGCAGGTGGTCATCTCATTCTATGAAGAGAGACTAACATGGCACTCTTACCCTGCtgaggaagaagagaagaaagatgATAAGAACTAGGCCTGTGAGGGAGAACGAGAGAGGTGGCAAGTCAGGGGCAGTGTTAGACTAGtttgggtggggtgggggtaTTTGGGATATGGCCAGTTGAAAGACGGGAAATCAGACACCCAAAAACTCTCCTACTCTCAATGCCATAAAACTTGGACTCAAAATATATTCAGAGCAAGATATGCAGACGTGGAGTCATCTTTAGTGGGCAAAAGTGAATGTTAGTCAGAATACTGACCACCGTAAGAAACACGGGATCACTGTGTTTCTTTGCTTCTCTTTATGTTGGATTATGGGAaatggggtatatatatatatatatatatatatatatatatatatatatatatatatatatatatatatatatacatatgctgCAGTAGTTGCGCAGTCATTCCCAGATAATAAAAAGGTGGCCAACGTTTGATGAGGTATACTGAATGCAATGGATCCTGTGTGCACATCCTCATACCTTCTATATTTTTCTGATAAGAGATTTGAAAGACATTTCAGTCTGAATCGGAACGTGTCACTGTGTAATGTGCTGCCCTAAGTTAAAACAGTGAGTACACAACACTTAAaactgtaaagaaaaacaaactgagaTTTTGAGTGCATTGATTAATTTGCTATCTGAGCATGGTTTGTTCAAATCTCAGTTTTGAGTGTGTGTAGTTACGGTGTTTTGTCTTTGTTAGGTGGTATGATCTAATTTCTTAAGCCTTCTTTTCCATCTCATTTGTTGAGACGTCATTTGTTGTGTAAATACATTTGTCAAAGCTGTTGTCACCTTATTAGTGAGCAAATTGCTGTGTAATGCAATCTTGCTGTTTTAGCAGTATTTCTCAATTTCTATTCACCATGTATACAGTACTCTCATCTTTTATTTGTTCTCCGTTTGAGGATATATATTGCATATGGATATATTCacaagaaggttttttttttttgatgattatttcTAGTCGGCTTAGTAAACCGCATTTCCCATAATCTCatataaaccttttttatttgaaattattagaTGTCAGTTGCATTACTGTGTGAAGAGGATATATGCTCTTTAGATTCCAGCTTTTCAGACTGATCTTTCAAGTTTTATAGGCTGATCATGGTATGCCAGACCTGGCTCATAAATACTTCAGAAAACATGGAGGAAAAGTTTGACACTTTCCTCCTTCGGTGGTGCTCAAGGAGTAGAATGTACTACACAGCTTTATGGCATCTTTTTGTCATAAACCTACTTCATGTAAATGTGTAGTGAAGGGGAGAATTGACCATGCTACAGATGAGGTCTTTCAGTACTTGCTTTGCACCAGCATAAACATGTTAGTACTGACAATATgttagttttaaaatgttaaaatatccaaaaagtttttaaattggtAAAAGTAGTGCTAGGATCACTGGATActgtttttctcaaaatatgataTTGCTAGTGACATACACTTCTGCGTACTGGAGGGGACTGAAGTACTATTAGTTGTACACAATCAGTAATGTGACTGCATGATTTTCCTTTCTGATTGTCTATTTTCTCTTAAGTGTATTCAAAGCATGttactttctttcattttcactttttcaatgtttatttgttcattaaaataagcctttttattctgttttatgattgaagttattttacaaatggtgaggtttaattttatagtaaggtcctgttttacaaaaaaagacactgaaaactctggacaataaatattttaattgaaacaaaCAATCCCAGCTTGTCACCAAGAACATAAATTCACtgcaaaatatttaacacaaagtacataattgaatataaaaaaaagcttaaattacttacaaagtattttaaaacatcaaatacagAACTggtattttaacaaatattttgtcaatgaGTTACAGTAACGTAATCTCTAATAAGACACATGCTCAAAGACCAATCAAAACATGGTAGGTCAAAAATCCTTATACTTGCATCCCTGCTATTTAGTAAATGTTAAtcctgctgaaaattaagctcaCATGGTATGAAGGTGTTCCCTATAATGAGATGGCAAACCAACACTTTTATTATACCAGTAAGCGgtagttaaaatgcattaaacctTTGTTTCGGTGCTTGGATTCCAAGCATAATTTACCATTTTCTGCTTTAATTTAGGATTATTCTGGTTTTCTGATTTTGGGAACAATTTCAGATACTCCGTATGTTCTTTTAGCCCCGTTTTGTTCATAAAGTGGACGTGAAGTAAGTTGTAATTGTCTCCCCCCCCATTGTGATGTGAGTGAAACGGCTTCTTTAATGAGAATTTTTCACCCTCTCTGTGAAATAAACAATCTGTTATTTGctgctgtgccttgtttacatGTGAAACGTACAACAGTGCTGAATGCTTTCTCTGGCTAGACTCAGCCTTACACACAAACTGCGGTTAAGCTATCCATTACAGTAGGTTTTTAAGAGTACATCAACAACTTTAGCTTAAAAGACAAAGGAAACTAATGATATGGCCTTTTAATATCAAAACTCTGAGGAACCTAAAGTTCGGTCAGGTTGTATTACATGCCATTATCAAGGATGATCACTTGGGTAAATATACCCTACTTGGTGCAAATTCCCATCGAAACTGTGGAAAACCAGCAGGTAGACTTCACAGCAGAGAGCATTTTCCCTGAGCCTTGTTATAGCATGAGTCCTCCGTCTCacttcttgtgtttttgtttcttgccAAGTTTGCGTCTGGAGTGTGAATCTGATCTGTGCTGTGATGTTACATGGCTGGTGGTGTCTTGCTGCAAAGTAAAGTGGTTGTCAGAATACAGCAGTCCCTGTTCCTGTCTTAGTCTCTCGTAAACCTCTTGATACAAGCTATTAAGATGCTGCTTCATCTCCCTGATGGAGCGCAAGATCTCAGACTTTTCCCTGAGCAGTTTGGCCCGGAGGCGTCGCAGGCTATCCACACTGCACTCCAATCCCAGCAGGACATCGAGCTTCCTCCGACGACAGCTCTGAGCAGCCATTTTGTTTTTACCCCTGCGGCGAATGTCTCTGATAAGCGTAAGCTGAGCCTCATTGAGATGATATTTGGCTAACAACCGATTGAACTCATCGACGGGTAAGTTAATGATGTGTTCATTGGAGAATGGGAGATTCATCAAACGTGCATGCTTCTCGTCCCGGCTGGAAAGATGATCCAGCACCTTGTTTTTCGGCGACTCGTACGAAAGCTCTTTAGGAGCTTTCTTCTGGCTTTGAGGTTGGTTGTAGGTATGATTGTGTCCGATGTGTTCGAGCCAAGGAAGGTGATGGAACTGTCTGGCTTCCAAAAAGCTTGATTGACACATTTTGCTTTGTTCTGGCATGTACCCGTCCACAGCTTCATCCTCTTCTTTGATATGGGTGTAGCCCACAGCGCCTTCCTCGGGCATCAAACTAGGGGTTGGGCTGGACACtgaagaagatgaggaggaaCTGGAAGATTCAGATCCAGTTGGAGAGGCAGGGCTTTGACTGTAGTCCAAGGATAAACCAGAGTCAGAATCTGCTGGGTTTTGCTCTTCAGACTGTGCCTGGCTAAGTTCTACCAGGGCCAAATCCATTAGATCAATCTCATCAAGCATGGCTTCCTCCAGCAGAGGATCTATAGGGCTTGGCAGGCTAGTGCCAGCAGTCAGAAGGAGGTCTATGATATCCGAATCTTCAAAAGCTCCTACGTTAGATGAATTGTCCAAATTGATGTTTGGCATGGAGTGGTTGTTACTGCAACACGTCTCTTCCATGGTGACACTGTTTTGTGCTTCAGTGGATCTTGGCGGAGCGGCTTGGTGAAGGCTAACATCCTGATGAATAAAGCTTTCCACTGATCCAGTGTTTCTGTCTGAATCACTGATATTGAAGGGAGAATGGCCTATTGTTTCGGCCGTATCCATGTCCTGTAGACATAAGAGGAGTCAAATAAAGTTCTCTGACTGCCAGgtcaaaaaccataaaacatgtGACCTGCTCCATATTTTCTAAGTCTTTGACCTAGAAACACATTTTGAGTAGTCAGTGAAAAGGTGTGTctttaattatatgtttttccTCCAAACCACTGTGAAgaataatcatttaaatggtggctggcTTATTCATATATTAGATAACTCTATCTATATATTTACAACATATCCTCTGATGTTCATGTTATTTTGTGCGATAACAAGTAGTAAAGAGTAAGACGATTGATTTGCGAGCTCTGTGTTGCTGTTTGAACTGATGTGGCCACAGCGATCATATTTCATGTCATATTAAAGAGCGTTTTAAGTTTTGAATTTCATTGTTAAATTGAGTGTATGTCGAACGTCACCTAACTAAACCAAACAGGAAAACAGTTCTCATCGCTTCCGCTCGTCAGAGAACGTGTTAACAGCAGCATGAACTGATGGCGATATCTATGTACTTTTAAGGTAATCAGTTAACCCAGccagttgttgttattgttaccgTTTTATTCCATTATAATATCCGAATGTtagtcaaaatgaaaaaaaaaataacattacagagttacaattcattttttccccttttaatctCCACTTTCTTCACGAACGACTATGACTCAAAATGATAAGAGCGCGTTGAATATGTTCATTCACTTTTCAAAGCACTGATTAATTTGTAATTCGGGACTTGACAGGAAGGTGTTTGTCATTTCATACCTGTGATTCCATGATGGCCAAAACATCTTGCCATTGTTGCTCTAATGTTGTGGGTTCCTGTTCAGGCAACAAGGGTGACATGAGTGGCCTCTGAAACTCTGAAAGTGCATGTTCTCCTGCATTCTGTACATCAGGACCTGCCAACTGAGAAAATTACCATTTATAATGTAGTTTGGAAAGCCTACATTTCctttctgtgtctctctccaCCTCTAAAACAGTTCTAGATCAAGTTTTTACCTCTGGATCTCCTTCTGAGGGGAAGTTGGCATCGATGAGATGCAAGCACTCTTCAATGGAAAGAGAAGTGTGCTCCCTTGCACTTGACAACTGAAAGAGGAGCAAGAGAGCTTGAGGAAATAGTTTGGTAAAACTCATATCACTCTATTATCTGTCAAGGTCAAACTATGATGGCAGTGCTGTGCTGCTTTGGAACTTGGAACGTCTTCAAGGTCAGCAGTAACAAGGTCAATAGCAAGGAATTCAGTTCCAAAATCTACTTTTACACAATATGTTTGTTCAATTTTGAGTGTATTCTGTGTCATTTCACAGGATTTCAGTACTTCATCAATGTACTTCTCTGCAAGTCAATGAGAATctaattgaaatgaataaaatttaaaaatcatttgttttatagTATATAATGTGAAACAATTTAAGAAATAGAAATGTAGATATTGCAGCTAATTGtatgaatacatataaatattcaatatttggTTCCTTATTGTAAGTTTGTTCACTGTCATACCTGTAGATCCTCTCCAAACATTTGGTTGTGAAATGGATTTGTATTTCTCCAGCTCTCCACCGTaaactcatcctcctcctcttcgtcCTCATTAAACAAGCTGAGAGGTCGGGTTCTTGCATTTTCCAGCTGATCCTGGTGGGCATGTTGAGGTTCCTGCTCCCAGAAGAAAGACATACCATCTCCCTCCTGCAAATGCAAACGTAAAGATCATTCCTAGAATCTCAGGAAGTACGTTCTCTTATGGACAGGAAGTGGCGTTCTCAGGTAAGTCAGGATAGTCTATTGCTGCCTTTGCGTGAGTTTGGAAACTTCCCATGTATGAAGTTGTAATTACGAGTTTGTCATGTTCAAGTGCTCTGAAATAACAGGGATCCCAGTGGATGGCCCATTCATGAGGTCATTATTGCCGGTTTCTTGGGGAAATCTTATTAAAGCCAAAAGACGCAGAAGATATTAAGTTAATATCTATCaggttttgaaaaaaatgtagtGTCCCATTAAAAATCTGCGCTTCCTACAGTAGTAACATCAAGGTGTGTGATATTTTGGCCTAGTGATGAAAATGTTTGGACAGTTTTTCAACTTTTATATATGGGACCCATACATTTATAGACAACAGACAGCTTTTGGCTATAAATAGACCTAACCTTTCCCTATTCTGGAGGGGGATTAATGAAAGCAGTGGGTCTCTTGGTTGTCTGTGGTGTTGTTATTGGAAGTCCCCTTAGCCTCCAGAGACCCCTGTGGTTCTTGTGACAAGGATAGCGGTTGACTAATATGTTTTTTGGTATTAGGGGAATAACAACCCAAGTCCCCCTGCCTTATAGTTGAGGTTAGGGCATCATTTAATCGTGTAACCTATTCAGTACACATTAACATCCACACCTACATATACTCAGTCCTGGAGAGGGTCTGACAAGGTCACACTGCCTGTTTACGTTCAAGCTTAAGGTATGTGGAGCAGTGGAAGATGTCGTTCATGTACTGTCTGTTGAGTTGGTTTTGAGGGGATGGGTCCAGACACTTGATCAGTAGCCGGTAAACAGGCATTGCGAAAGCAAATGTGCCTGCCTTCTTGGATTACAAAACAAGCAGGCTGTTGCTGTGGACGCCAAGCCAGCACATGCTCAGGCATATCTAACAGCGGTCAAACTTCAAGCTGGGGTCACAACAAGTCTGCCTGGTCAAGTACAGATGCCCTCATATGACCTACAGTGATTCAGACAGGGggattttcaatatttattcttAACTTTCTCATTGACTTCCAATATGTTGATCTAACATTATATAAAAGATCCTAGGGATGTACAAATACTGTATGTCAGTatcaacataatatatatatatatatatatatatatatatatatatatatatatatatatatatatattacaattttacataaaatattgcgCTTAAAGGGAGTATGCCGGACCTACTCAAAGAGAAACAAAG includes:
- the LOC109062815 gene encoding endoplasmic reticulum membrane sensor NFE2L1-like, translating into MLDLKKYLTEGLIQIAILLSLAGMRVDVDPYLPPFSEIILGPNSALTQTQFHNLRNILDGYNLHPKSADLDGFFTARRLLNWVRSLDRLQVPAAELEAWLVHGEPENGVSIPAQVGLLEEGGGLEDVEEPSELSMRLGNGGEVGYDAAEDQTLGALGHMSRSLNHPDDDELLKEEGDGMSFFWEQEPQHAHQDQLENARTRPLSLFNEDEEEEDEFTVESWRNTNPFHNQMFGEDLQLSSAREHTSLSIEECLHLIDANFPSEGDPELAGPDVQNAGEHALSEFQRPLMSPLLPEQEPTTLEQQWQDVLAIMESQDMDTAETIGHSPFNISDSDRNTGSVESFIHQDVSLHQAAPPRSTEAQNSVTMEETCCSNNHSMPNINLDNSSNVGAFEDSDIIDLLLTAGTSLPSPIDPLLEEAMLDEIDLMDLALVELSQAQSEEQNPADSDSGLSLDYSQSPASPTGSESSSSSSSSSVSSPTPSLMPEEGAVGYTHIKEEDEAVDGYMPEQSKMCQSSFLEARQFHHLPWLEHIGHNHTYNQPQSQKKAPKELSYESPKNKVLDHLSSRDEKHARLMNLPFSNEHIINLPVDEFNRLLAKYHLNEAQLTLIRDIRRRGKNKMAAQSCRRRKLDVLLGLECSVDSLRRLRAKLLREKSEILRSIREMKQHLNSLYQEVYERLRQEQGLLYSDNHFTLQQDTTSHVTSQHRSDSHSRRKLGKKQKHKK
- the LOC109063269 gene encoding chromobox protein homolog 1-like; the protein is MSEPTDTASDAPSVTADSKLAATAGKKQTKKKVEEVVEEEEEEYVVEKVLDRRVVKGRVEFLLKWKGFSDEDNTWEPEDNLDCPDLIAEYMQKHKSTEKKDSIGKRKGESDTDGGEDSRPKKRKDEQDKPRGFARGLEPERIIGATDSSGELMFLMKWKNSDEADLVPAKEANVKCPQVVISFYEERLTWHSYPAEEEEKKDDKN